Proteins from a genomic interval of Harpia harpyja isolate bHarHar1 chromosome 7, bHarHar1 primary haplotype, whole genome shotgun sequence:
- the SGO2 gene encoding shugoshin 2 isoform X4 produces MEIEAFLNDNLLTAIEISSLSKNFQSSLPLSAGPSSPTDDQFKSTCQSARSVELPVKLPLIATANGKQQDSPSVCEIPNSYKCTAILSKEVHADQVKCALSLPSGTNSQKLMEVDPMETTVEKNIFLKENQLCPELTCSSAFLTHVKNTQSLRQSEELTKQYNDNLLPFCGNVTERKKRAALRKSKPQPTIKDFDKTCSSNLPHHGIKSGSNTNDMNLQESSSHLPHIIPSPLKFSNESKIDFKKLLSTDKITPEETLYDADMELTASDAGELLTVTVKDKDKLHQNKNSNANSDKILANFRKVRYSKKDKEKIKSKTEVSSNLYAEEGHARADNTEVSKTTDSQPQLFRSQMEQLPTGNSVGKQSLLNTSKYYQAQYCPSKAKDTRRTYQVNLMSPGKQETNTETFSEKCEDMEGKIQKADLNSSINKTPPEVYYAENLPFQDNTSNVLPLQWDFLHTNEKHSRPKTNRKTFQNPSKMNIAKYCREENGQYGEYLSKKSQTEIHQHASERKQDQRNIIMRKYNKKSSYRQSGETESDSIRKITQKVHQKSSNFSPGTLKCTLAKASRKAYIIPKENLTQFSLSKNEELKIKDALHAEPICGNKITETQQMQVALVTQNGVAMNTPQAKEQVEDDANTLKKADSSSVAHKNPHISNFPDNQVKQKQRFGSDSTETRPEKSYFRHIDQGGQNILDDQKVPHEIDSFMSKLNPMVQKSEFLKFLPVKCSKNMPLNVDSFFQEGLSNVELPALDNHNASMNFSILKNSEICGENAHNKALGTGKAEEKPDHISKETYKKTLTPCHGSMALQDLTNTSIRSHTSLPKSSKTLEENSAAPSRRGRTTICYKEPNLNSKLRRGDQFTDTQFLDSPVYKVKNKKSFKSKSKFI; encoded by the exons ATGGAAATAGAAGCATTTTTGAATGATAACCTCTTAACTGCAATAGAAATAAGCAGTCTTTCTAAG aattttcaGAGTTCTCTTCCTCTGTCAGCTGGTCCAAGTAGCCCTACTGATGACCAGTTCAAGAGTACGTGTCAGTCTGCTAG ATCTGTAGAACTGCCAGTGAAGCTTCCTTTAATTGCAACAGCTAATGGAAAACAGCAAGATAGCCCTTCTGTGTGTGAAATACCAAATTCTTACAAGTGTACTGCTATTCTGTCAAAGGAAGTGCATGCAGATCAAGTCAAGTGTGCATTATCATTGCCTTCTGGTACAAATAGTCAAAAGTTAATGGAAGTAGACCCAATGGAAACAACCgttgagaaaaatatatttttaaaag AAAATCAATTGTGCCCAGAACTAACTTGCAGTAGTGCCTTCCTGACTCATGTCAAAAATACACAATCTTTAAGACAGTCTGAGGAGCTTACAAAACAATATAATGATAATTTGTTGCCATTCTGTGGAAATGTGACTGAAAGAAAGAAACGTGCAGCACTTCGTAAGTCAAAACCTCAACCTACTATAAAGGATTTTGATAAAACATGTAGCTCAAATCTGCCTCATCATGGTATCAAAAGCGGCAGCAACACCAATGACATGAATTTGCAGGAAAGTTCAAGTCACTTGCCTCACATTATTCCTTCACCTCTTAAATTTAGCAATGAAAGTAAGATAGATTTTAAGAAGCTGCTTTCTACTGACAAGATTACACCTGAAGAAACTCTTTATGATGCTGATATGGAGTTGACTGCCAGTGATGCAGGTGAACTACTCACAGTTACAGTGAAGGACAAAGATAAAttacaccaaaataaaaatagtaatgcAAATTCTGATAAAATTTTAGCAAATTTCAGAAAAGTAAGATATTCTAAGAAGgataaagagaaaattaaaagcaagacTGAAGTCAGTTCAAATTTGTATGCAGAAGAAGGGCATGCTAGGGCTGACAATACTGAAGTTTCAAAAACTACTGACTCACAACCTCAACTATTCCGAAGTCAGATGGAACAGCTACCTACAGGAAATTCTGTAGGGAAACAGAGTTTGCTAAATACCAGCAAATATTATCAAGCACAATATTGTCCAAGTAAAGCTAAAGATACTAGGAGGACATACCAGGTTAACTTAATGAGTCCAGGAAAACAGGAGACAAATACAGAAACTTTCTCAGAAAAGTGTGAAGACATGGAAGGCAAAATACAAAAAGCAGACTTAAACTCCTCTATTAACAAGACCCCACCAGAAGTTTATTATGCTGAAAATTTACCATTCCAAGATAACACTTCTAATGTATTGCCTTTACAGTGGGACTTTCTGCATACAAATGAGAAACACAGCAGAccaaaaacaaacaggaaaacctTTCAAAACCCTTCTAAAATGAACATAGCAAAATACTGTAGAGAGGAAAATGGGCAGTATGGAGAATATCTTTCAAAAAAGTCTCAAACAGAGATACACCAACATGCCAGCGAGAGAAAACAAGACCAGAGGAATATTATaatgagaaaatacaacaaaaaaagtagTTACAGACAAAGTGGAGAAACTGAAAGTGACAGCATTCGTAAAATTACTCAGAAAGTACACCAAAAAAGTAGCAATTTCTCACCAGGCACATTAAAATGTACATTGGCAAAGGCTAGCCGGAAAGCATATATAATACCAAAAGAAAATCTTACACAGTTCTCACTTAgtaaaaatgaagaattaaaaatcaaggaTGCATTGCATGCAGAGCCTATTTGtggaaataaaataactgaaactCAGCAAATGCAAGTAGCTTTAGTTACTCAGAATGGTGTAGCTATGAATACACCACAAGCTAAAGAACAAGTTGAGGATGATGCTAATACATTAAAGAAAGCAGATTCCTCATCAGTGGCACATAAAAACCCTCACATTAGTAACTTCCCTGATAATCAGGTAAAGCAGAAACAGAGGTTTGGTTCTGATAGTACTGAGACCAGAccagaaaaaagttatttcaggCACATTGATCAGGGGGGGCAGAATATTTTGGATGACCAGAAAGTCCCTCATGAGATAGATTCCTTTATGAGCAAGTTAAACCCTATGgttcaaaaatcagaatttttaaaattcttaccTGTCAAATGTTCTAAGAATATGCCATTAAATGTAGATAGCTTTTTCCAGGAAGGTCTTTCCAATGTGGAGCTCCCAGCTCTTGATAACCACAATgcttccatgaacttctctatACTGAAAAACTCTGAAATCTGTGGGGAAAATGCTCATAATAAAGCACTGGGTactggaaaagcagaagaaaaaccagATCATATTTCTAAAGAGACTTACAAAAAGACTCTGACACCTTGCCATG GGAGTATGGCTTTGCAAGATCTGACAAATACTAGTATACGATCCCACACTTCCTTACCTAAATCCTCCAAAACCTTAGAAGAAAACTCAGCAGCACCATCTAGACGAGGAAGAACCACTATTTGCTACAAAGAACCCAATCTAAACAG CAAATTAAGGCGTGGGGATCAGTTTACAGATACACAATTTCTGGATTCCCCAGTctataaagtaaaaaataaaaaaagttttaaaagtaaatcaAAATTTATTTGA
- the SGO2 gene encoding shugoshin 2 isoform X2, with product MMDEQATAKSSTVFTSDAVKGHKKRDGTLQAAKRNVSLASKIKTKLINNSSMFKVSLKQNNKALAVALSVEKENSRKLKNEKIFLQKEVEKLQLHNILLRQKLNCLNKTLMEIEAFLNDNLLTAIEISSLSKNFQSSLPLSAGPSSPTDDQFKSTCQSARSVELPVKLPLIATANGKQQDSPSVCEIPNSYKCTAILSKEVHADQVKCALSLPSGTNSQKLMEVDPMETTVEKNIFLKENQLCPELTCSSAFLTHVKNTQSLRQSEELTKQYNDNLLPFCGNVTERKKRAALRKSKPQPTIKDFDKTCSSNLPHHGIKSGSNTNDMNLQESSSHLPHIIPSPLKFSNESKIDFKKLLSTDKITPEETLYDADMELTASDAGELLTVTVKDKDKLHQNKNSNANSDKILANFRKVRYSKKDKEKIKSKTEVSSNLYAEEGHARADNTEVSKTTDSQPQLFRSQMEQLPTGNSVGKQSLLNTSKYYQAQYCPSKAKDTRRTYQVNLMSPGKQETNTETFSEKCEDMEGKIQKADLNSSINKTPPEVYYAENLPFQDNTSNVLPLQWDFLHTNEKHSRPKTNRKTFQNPSKMNIAKYCREENGQYGEYLSKKSQTEIHQHASERKQDQRNIIMRKYNKKSSYRQSGETESDSIRKITQKVHQKSSNFSPGTLKCTLAKASRKAYIIPKENLTQFSLSKNEELKIKDALHAEPICGNKITETQQMQVALVTQNGVAMNTPQAKEQVEDDANTLKKADSSSVAHKNPHISNFPDNQVKQKQRFGSDSTETRPEKSYFRHIDQGGQNILDDQKVPHEIDSFMSKLNPMVQKSEFLKFLPVKCSKNMPLNVDSFFQEGLSNVELPALDNHNASMNFSILKNSEICGENAHNKALGTGKAEEKPDHISKETYKKTLTPCHAPQNRNTGRIRPSY from the exons ATGATGGATGAACAAGCAACTGCTAAATCATCTACCGTTTTCACCTCGGATGCTGTTAAAGGACATAAGAAGAGGGATGGAACATTACAAGCTGCAAAACGGAATGTTTCTTTAGCATCTAAAATCAAAACTAAATTAATAA ATAACTCATCTATGTTTAAagtatctttaaaacaaaataataaagcatTAGCTGTGGCTTTGAGTGTGGAGAAAGAAAATTCTCGGAAGCTAAAGAATGagaagatttttcttcagaaggaagTAGAAAAGCTGCAGCTTCATAATATCTTGCTTCGTCAAAAACTAAACTGTTTG AATAAAACTCTTATGGAAATAGAAGCATTTTTGAATGATAACCTCTTAACTGCAATAGAAATAAGCAGTCTTTCTAAG aattttcaGAGTTCTCTTCCTCTGTCAGCTGGTCCAAGTAGCCCTACTGATGACCAGTTCAAGAGTACGTGTCAGTCTGCTAG ATCTGTAGAACTGCCAGTGAAGCTTCCTTTAATTGCAACAGCTAATGGAAAACAGCAAGATAGCCCTTCTGTGTGTGAAATACCAAATTCTTACAAGTGTACTGCTATTCTGTCAAAGGAAGTGCATGCAGATCAAGTCAAGTGTGCATTATCATTGCCTTCTGGTACAAATAGTCAAAAGTTAATGGAAGTAGACCCAATGGAAACAACCgttgagaaaaatatatttttaaaag AAAATCAATTGTGCCCAGAACTAACTTGCAGTAGTGCCTTCCTGACTCATGTCAAAAATACACAATCTTTAAGACAGTCTGAGGAGCTTACAAAACAATATAATGATAATTTGTTGCCATTCTGTGGAAATGTGACTGAAAGAAAGAAACGTGCAGCACTTCGTAAGTCAAAACCTCAACCTACTATAAAGGATTTTGATAAAACATGTAGCTCAAATCTGCCTCATCATGGTATCAAAAGCGGCAGCAACACCAATGACATGAATTTGCAGGAAAGTTCAAGTCACTTGCCTCACATTATTCCTTCACCTCTTAAATTTAGCAATGAAAGTAAGATAGATTTTAAGAAGCTGCTTTCTACTGACAAGATTACACCTGAAGAAACTCTTTATGATGCTGATATGGAGTTGACTGCCAGTGATGCAGGTGAACTACTCACAGTTACAGTGAAGGACAAAGATAAAttacaccaaaataaaaatagtaatgcAAATTCTGATAAAATTTTAGCAAATTTCAGAAAAGTAAGATATTCTAAGAAGgataaagagaaaattaaaagcaagacTGAAGTCAGTTCAAATTTGTATGCAGAAGAAGGGCATGCTAGGGCTGACAATACTGAAGTTTCAAAAACTACTGACTCACAACCTCAACTATTCCGAAGTCAGATGGAACAGCTACCTACAGGAAATTCTGTAGGGAAACAGAGTTTGCTAAATACCAGCAAATATTATCAAGCACAATATTGTCCAAGTAAAGCTAAAGATACTAGGAGGACATACCAGGTTAACTTAATGAGTCCAGGAAAACAGGAGACAAATACAGAAACTTTCTCAGAAAAGTGTGAAGACATGGAAGGCAAAATACAAAAAGCAGACTTAAACTCCTCTATTAACAAGACCCCACCAGAAGTTTATTATGCTGAAAATTTACCATTCCAAGATAACACTTCTAATGTATTGCCTTTACAGTGGGACTTTCTGCATACAAATGAGAAACACAGCAGAccaaaaacaaacaggaaaacctTTCAAAACCCTTCTAAAATGAACATAGCAAAATACTGTAGAGAGGAAAATGGGCAGTATGGAGAATATCTTTCAAAAAAGTCTCAAACAGAGATACACCAACATGCCAGCGAGAGAAAACAAGACCAGAGGAATATTATaatgagaaaatacaacaaaaaaagtagTTACAGACAAAGTGGAGAAACTGAAAGTGACAGCATTCGTAAAATTACTCAGAAAGTACACCAAAAAAGTAGCAATTTCTCACCAGGCACATTAAAATGTACATTGGCAAAGGCTAGCCGGAAAGCATATATAATACCAAAAGAAAATCTTACACAGTTCTCACTTAgtaaaaatgaagaattaaaaatcaaggaTGCATTGCATGCAGAGCCTATTTGtggaaataaaataactgaaactCAGCAAATGCAAGTAGCTTTAGTTACTCAGAATGGTGTAGCTATGAATACACCACAAGCTAAAGAACAAGTTGAGGATGATGCTAATACATTAAAGAAAGCAGATTCCTCATCAGTGGCACATAAAAACCCTCACATTAGTAACTTCCCTGATAATCAGGTAAAGCAGAAACAGAGGTTTGGTTCTGATAGTACTGAGACCAGAccagaaaaaagttatttcaggCACATTGATCAGGGGGGGCAGAATATTTTGGATGACCAGAAAGTCCCTCATGAGATAGATTCCTTTATGAGCAAGTTAAACCCTATGgttcaaaaatcagaatttttaaaattcttaccTGTCAAATGTTCTAAGAATATGCCATTAAATGTAGATAGCTTTTTCCAGGAAGGTCTTTCCAATGTGGAGCTCCCAGCTCTTGATAACCACAATgcttccatgaacttctctatACTGAAAAACTCTGAAATCTGTGGGGAAAATGCTCATAATAAAGCACTGGGTactggaaaagcagaagaaaaaccagATCATATTTCTAAAGAGACTTACAAAAAGACTCTGACACCTTGCCATG CACCACAGAATAGGAATACTGGCAGAATTAGACCGTCGTATTAG
- the SGO2 gene encoding shugoshin 2 isoform X3 — MKTHDWIWRKTLPSGKGKENKTLMEIEAFLNDNLLTAIEISSLSKNFQSSLPLSAGPSSPTDDQFKSTCQSARSVELPVKLPLIATANGKQQDSPSVCEIPNSYKCTAILSKEVHADQVKCALSLPSGTNSQKLMEVDPMETTVEKNIFLKENQLCPELTCSSAFLTHVKNTQSLRQSEELTKQYNDNLLPFCGNVTERKKRAALRKSKPQPTIKDFDKTCSSNLPHHGIKSGSNTNDMNLQESSSHLPHIIPSPLKFSNESKIDFKKLLSTDKITPEETLYDADMELTASDAGELLTVTVKDKDKLHQNKNSNANSDKILANFRKVRYSKKDKEKIKSKTEVSSNLYAEEGHARADNTEVSKTTDSQPQLFRSQMEQLPTGNSVGKQSLLNTSKYYQAQYCPSKAKDTRRTYQVNLMSPGKQETNTETFSEKCEDMEGKIQKADLNSSINKTPPEVYYAENLPFQDNTSNVLPLQWDFLHTNEKHSRPKTNRKTFQNPSKMNIAKYCREENGQYGEYLSKKSQTEIHQHASERKQDQRNIIMRKYNKKSSYRQSGETESDSIRKITQKVHQKSSNFSPGTLKCTLAKASRKAYIIPKENLTQFSLSKNEELKIKDALHAEPICGNKITETQQMQVALVTQNGVAMNTPQAKEQVEDDANTLKKADSSSVAHKNPHISNFPDNQVKQKQRFGSDSTETRPEKSYFRHIDQGGQNILDDQKVPHEIDSFMSKLNPMVQKSEFLKFLPVKCSKNMPLNVDSFFQEGLSNVELPALDNHNASMNFSILKNSEICGENAHNKALGTGKAEEKPDHISKETYKKTLTPCHGSMALQDLTNTSIRSHTSLPKSSKTLEENSAAPSRRGRTTICYKEPNLNSKLRRGDQFTDTQFLDSPVYKVKNKKSFKSKSKFI; from the exons AATAAAACTCTTATGGAAATAGAAGCATTTTTGAATGATAACCTCTTAACTGCAATAGAAATAAGCAGTCTTTCTAAG aattttcaGAGTTCTCTTCCTCTGTCAGCTGGTCCAAGTAGCCCTACTGATGACCAGTTCAAGAGTACGTGTCAGTCTGCTAG ATCTGTAGAACTGCCAGTGAAGCTTCCTTTAATTGCAACAGCTAATGGAAAACAGCAAGATAGCCCTTCTGTGTGTGAAATACCAAATTCTTACAAGTGTACTGCTATTCTGTCAAAGGAAGTGCATGCAGATCAAGTCAAGTGTGCATTATCATTGCCTTCTGGTACAAATAGTCAAAAGTTAATGGAAGTAGACCCAATGGAAACAACCgttgagaaaaatatatttttaaaag AAAATCAATTGTGCCCAGAACTAACTTGCAGTAGTGCCTTCCTGACTCATGTCAAAAATACACAATCTTTAAGACAGTCTGAGGAGCTTACAAAACAATATAATGATAATTTGTTGCCATTCTGTGGAAATGTGACTGAAAGAAAGAAACGTGCAGCACTTCGTAAGTCAAAACCTCAACCTACTATAAAGGATTTTGATAAAACATGTAGCTCAAATCTGCCTCATCATGGTATCAAAAGCGGCAGCAACACCAATGACATGAATTTGCAGGAAAGTTCAAGTCACTTGCCTCACATTATTCCTTCACCTCTTAAATTTAGCAATGAAAGTAAGATAGATTTTAAGAAGCTGCTTTCTACTGACAAGATTACACCTGAAGAAACTCTTTATGATGCTGATATGGAGTTGACTGCCAGTGATGCAGGTGAACTACTCACAGTTACAGTGAAGGACAAAGATAAAttacaccaaaataaaaatagtaatgcAAATTCTGATAAAATTTTAGCAAATTTCAGAAAAGTAAGATATTCTAAGAAGgataaagagaaaattaaaagcaagacTGAAGTCAGTTCAAATTTGTATGCAGAAGAAGGGCATGCTAGGGCTGACAATACTGAAGTTTCAAAAACTACTGACTCACAACCTCAACTATTCCGAAGTCAGATGGAACAGCTACCTACAGGAAATTCTGTAGGGAAACAGAGTTTGCTAAATACCAGCAAATATTATCAAGCACAATATTGTCCAAGTAAAGCTAAAGATACTAGGAGGACATACCAGGTTAACTTAATGAGTCCAGGAAAACAGGAGACAAATACAGAAACTTTCTCAGAAAAGTGTGAAGACATGGAAGGCAAAATACAAAAAGCAGACTTAAACTCCTCTATTAACAAGACCCCACCAGAAGTTTATTATGCTGAAAATTTACCATTCCAAGATAACACTTCTAATGTATTGCCTTTACAGTGGGACTTTCTGCATACAAATGAGAAACACAGCAGAccaaaaacaaacaggaaaacctTTCAAAACCCTTCTAAAATGAACATAGCAAAATACTGTAGAGAGGAAAATGGGCAGTATGGAGAATATCTTTCAAAAAAGTCTCAAACAGAGATACACCAACATGCCAGCGAGAGAAAACAAGACCAGAGGAATATTATaatgagaaaatacaacaaaaaaagtagTTACAGACAAAGTGGAGAAACTGAAAGTGACAGCATTCGTAAAATTACTCAGAAAGTACACCAAAAAAGTAGCAATTTCTCACCAGGCACATTAAAATGTACATTGGCAAAGGCTAGCCGGAAAGCATATATAATACCAAAAGAAAATCTTACACAGTTCTCACTTAgtaaaaatgaagaattaaaaatcaaggaTGCATTGCATGCAGAGCCTATTTGtggaaataaaataactgaaactCAGCAAATGCAAGTAGCTTTAGTTACTCAGAATGGTGTAGCTATGAATACACCACAAGCTAAAGAACAAGTTGAGGATGATGCTAATACATTAAAGAAAGCAGATTCCTCATCAGTGGCACATAAAAACCCTCACATTAGTAACTTCCCTGATAATCAGGTAAAGCAGAAACAGAGGTTTGGTTCTGATAGTACTGAGACCAGAccagaaaaaagttatttcaggCACATTGATCAGGGGGGGCAGAATATTTTGGATGACCAGAAAGTCCCTCATGAGATAGATTCCTTTATGAGCAAGTTAAACCCTATGgttcaaaaatcagaatttttaaaattcttaccTGTCAAATGTTCTAAGAATATGCCATTAAATGTAGATAGCTTTTTCCAGGAAGGTCTTTCCAATGTGGAGCTCCCAGCTCTTGATAACCACAATgcttccatgaacttctctatACTGAAAAACTCTGAAATCTGTGGGGAAAATGCTCATAATAAAGCACTGGGTactggaaaagcagaagaaaaaccagATCATATTTCTAAAGAGACTTACAAAAAGACTCTGACACCTTGCCATG GGAGTATGGCTTTGCAAGATCTGACAAATACTAGTATACGATCCCACACTTCCTTACCTAAATCCTCCAAAACCTTAGAAGAAAACTCAGCAGCACCATCTAGACGAGGAAGAACCACTATTTGCTACAAAGAACCCAATCTAAACAG CAAATTAAGGCGTGGGGATCAGTTTACAGATACACAATTTCTGGATTCCCCAGTctataaagtaaaaaataaaaaaagttttaaaagtaaatcaAAATTTATTTGA
- the SGO2 gene encoding shugoshin 2 isoform X1, producing MMDEQATAKSSTVFTSDAVKGHKKRDGTLQAAKRNVSLASKIKTKLINNSSMFKVSLKQNNKALAVALSVEKENSRKLKNEKIFLQKEVEKLQLHNILLRQKLNCLNKTLMEIEAFLNDNLLTAIEISSLSKNFQSSLPLSAGPSSPTDDQFKSTCQSARSVELPVKLPLIATANGKQQDSPSVCEIPNSYKCTAILSKEVHADQVKCALSLPSGTNSQKLMEVDPMETTVEKNIFLKENQLCPELTCSSAFLTHVKNTQSLRQSEELTKQYNDNLLPFCGNVTERKKRAALRKSKPQPTIKDFDKTCSSNLPHHGIKSGSNTNDMNLQESSSHLPHIIPSPLKFSNESKIDFKKLLSTDKITPEETLYDADMELTASDAGELLTVTVKDKDKLHQNKNSNANSDKILANFRKVRYSKKDKEKIKSKTEVSSNLYAEEGHARADNTEVSKTTDSQPQLFRSQMEQLPTGNSVGKQSLLNTSKYYQAQYCPSKAKDTRRTYQVNLMSPGKQETNTETFSEKCEDMEGKIQKADLNSSINKTPPEVYYAENLPFQDNTSNVLPLQWDFLHTNEKHSRPKTNRKTFQNPSKMNIAKYCREENGQYGEYLSKKSQTEIHQHASERKQDQRNIIMRKYNKKSSYRQSGETESDSIRKITQKVHQKSSNFSPGTLKCTLAKASRKAYIIPKENLTQFSLSKNEELKIKDALHAEPICGNKITETQQMQVALVTQNGVAMNTPQAKEQVEDDANTLKKADSSSVAHKNPHISNFPDNQVKQKQRFGSDSTETRPEKSYFRHIDQGGQNILDDQKVPHEIDSFMSKLNPMVQKSEFLKFLPVKCSKNMPLNVDSFFQEGLSNVELPALDNHNASMNFSILKNSEICGENAHNKALGTGKAEEKPDHISKETYKKTLTPCHGSMALQDLTNTSIRSHTSLPKSSKTLEENSAAPSRRGRTTICYKEPNLNSKLRRGDQFTDTQFLDSPVYKVKNKKSFKSKSKFI from the exons ATGATGGATGAACAAGCAACTGCTAAATCATCTACCGTTTTCACCTCGGATGCTGTTAAAGGACATAAGAAGAGGGATGGAACATTACAAGCTGCAAAACGGAATGTTTCTTTAGCATCTAAAATCAAAACTAAATTAATAA ATAACTCATCTATGTTTAAagtatctttaaaacaaaataataaagcatTAGCTGTGGCTTTGAGTGTGGAGAAAGAAAATTCTCGGAAGCTAAAGAATGagaagatttttcttcagaaggaagTAGAAAAGCTGCAGCTTCATAATATCTTGCTTCGTCAAAAACTAAACTGTTTG AATAAAACTCTTATGGAAATAGAAGCATTTTTGAATGATAACCTCTTAACTGCAATAGAAATAAGCAGTCTTTCTAAG aattttcaGAGTTCTCTTCCTCTGTCAGCTGGTCCAAGTAGCCCTACTGATGACCAGTTCAAGAGTACGTGTCAGTCTGCTAG ATCTGTAGAACTGCCAGTGAAGCTTCCTTTAATTGCAACAGCTAATGGAAAACAGCAAGATAGCCCTTCTGTGTGTGAAATACCAAATTCTTACAAGTGTACTGCTATTCTGTCAAAGGAAGTGCATGCAGATCAAGTCAAGTGTGCATTATCATTGCCTTCTGGTACAAATAGTCAAAAGTTAATGGAAGTAGACCCAATGGAAACAACCgttgagaaaaatatatttttaaaag AAAATCAATTGTGCCCAGAACTAACTTGCAGTAGTGCCTTCCTGACTCATGTCAAAAATACACAATCTTTAAGACAGTCTGAGGAGCTTACAAAACAATATAATGATAATTTGTTGCCATTCTGTGGAAATGTGACTGAAAGAAAGAAACGTGCAGCACTTCGTAAGTCAAAACCTCAACCTACTATAAAGGATTTTGATAAAACATGTAGCTCAAATCTGCCTCATCATGGTATCAAAAGCGGCAGCAACACCAATGACATGAATTTGCAGGAAAGTTCAAGTCACTTGCCTCACATTATTCCTTCACCTCTTAAATTTAGCAATGAAAGTAAGATAGATTTTAAGAAGCTGCTTTCTACTGACAAGATTACACCTGAAGAAACTCTTTATGATGCTGATATGGAGTTGACTGCCAGTGATGCAGGTGAACTACTCACAGTTACAGTGAAGGACAAAGATAAAttacaccaaaataaaaatagtaatgcAAATTCTGATAAAATTTTAGCAAATTTCAGAAAAGTAAGATATTCTAAGAAGgataaagagaaaattaaaagcaagacTGAAGTCAGTTCAAATTTGTATGCAGAAGAAGGGCATGCTAGGGCTGACAATACTGAAGTTTCAAAAACTACTGACTCACAACCTCAACTATTCCGAAGTCAGATGGAACAGCTACCTACAGGAAATTCTGTAGGGAAACAGAGTTTGCTAAATACCAGCAAATATTATCAAGCACAATATTGTCCAAGTAAAGCTAAAGATACTAGGAGGACATACCAGGTTAACTTAATGAGTCCAGGAAAACAGGAGACAAATACAGAAACTTTCTCAGAAAAGTGTGAAGACATGGAAGGCAAAATACAAAAAGCAGACTTAAACTCCTCTATTAACAAGACCCCACCAGAAGTTTATTATGCTGAAAATTTACCATTCCAAGATAACACTTCTAATGTATTGCCTTTACAGTGGGACTTTCTGCATACAAATGAGAAACACAGCAGAccaaaaacaaacaggaaaacctTTCAAAACCCTTCTAAAATGAACATAGCAAAATACTGTAGAGAGGAAAATGGGCAGTATGGAGAATATCTTTCAAAAAAGTCTCAAACAGAGATACACCAACATGCCAGCGAGAGAAAACAAGACCAGAGGAATATTATaatgagaaaatacaacaaaaaaagtagTTACAGACAAAGTGGAGAAACTGAAAGTGACAGCATTCGTAAAATTACTCAGAAAGTACACCAAAAAAGTAGCAATTTCTCACCAGGCACATTAAAATGTACATTGGCAAAGGCTAGCCGGAAAGCATATATAATACCAAAAGAAAATCTTACACAGTTCTCACTTAgtaaaaatgaagaattaaaaatcaaggaTGCATTGCATGCAGAGCCTATTTGtggaaataaaataactgaaactCAGCAAATGCAAGTAGCTTTAGTTACTCAGAATGGTGTAGCTATGAATACACCACAAGCTAAAGAACAAGTTGAGGATGATGCTAATACATTAAAGAAAGCAGATTCCTCATCAGTGGCACATAAAAACCCTCACATTAGTAACTTCCCTGATAATCAGGTAAAGCAGAAACAGAGGTTTGGTTCTGATAGTACTGAGACCAGAccagaaaaaagttatttcaggCACATTGATCAGGGGGGGCAGAATATTTTGGATGACCAGAAAGTCCCTCATGAGATAGATTCCTTTATGAGCAAGTTAAACCCTATGgttcaaaaatcagaatttttaaaattcttaccTGTCAAATGTTCTAAGAATATGCCATTAAATGTAGATAGCTTTTTCCAGGAAGGTCTTTCCAATGTGGAGCTCCCAGCTCTTGATAACCACAATgcttccatgaacttctctatACTGAAAAACTCTGAAATCTGTGGGGAAAATGCTCATAATAAAGCACTGGGTactggaaaagcagaagaaaaaccagATCATATTTCTAAAGAGACTTACAAAAAGACTCTGACACCTTGCCATG GGAGTATGGCTTTGCAAGATCTGACAAATACTAGTATACGATCCCACACTTCCTTACCTAAATCCTCCAAAACCTTAGAAGAAAACTCAGCAGCACCATCTAGACGAGGAAGAACCACTATTTGCTACAAAGAACCCAATCTAAACAG CAAATTAAGGCGTGGGGATCAGTTTACAGATACACAATTTCTGGATTCCCCAGTctataaagtaaaaaataaaaaaagttttaaaagtaaatcaAAATTTATTTGA